A genomic region of Methanobacterium sp. SMA-27 contains the following coding sequences:
- a CDS encoding transcription initiation factor IIB: protein MKQDVSEIEKIETKCPECGSDKLINDHERGEIVCGACGLVIDDNLVDMGPEWRAFDHEQRDKRTRVGAPITYTIHDKGLSTMIDWRNKDIYGRDIPARNRAQWYRLRKWQRKIRISGATERNLAFALSELDRDSSRLGLPRSVREAASVVYRNAVENKLIRGRSIEGVVAASLYAACRRCNVPRTLDEIAEVSRVSKKEVGRTYRFLTRELNIKLPPTSPVDYVPRFASELSLSGEVQSKAIEIIEKAMEKGLTSGRGPTGVAAAALYIASVLLGERKTQRDVADIAGVTEVTIRNRYKELTEQLDMGVTL, encoded by the coding sequence ATGAAACAGGACGTTTCAGAAATTGAAAAAATTGAAACTAAATGCCCAGAATGTGGCTCTGATAAACTAATAAATGACCACGAACGTGGCGAAATAGTTTGTGGAGCATGTGGCCTTGTTATTGATGATAATTTGGTGGATATGGGTCCTGAATGGAGAGCATTTGACCATGAACAACGTGATAAAAGAACCAGAGTCGGTGCACCAATAACATATACAATACACGACAAAGGACTCTCAACCATGATCGACTGGAGAAATAAAGATATATACGGTCGTGACATACCTGCCAGAAATCGTGCACAATGGTACAGGCTCAGAAAATGGCAGAGAAAGATCAGAATATCCGGTGCAACCGAAAGAAACCTTGCATTCGCTCTGAGCGAATTAGACCGGGATTCATCAAGATTGGGACTTCCAAGAAGTGTTAGGGAAGCAGCATCAGTAGTTTACAGAAACGCTGTTGAAAACAAGCTAATTCGTGGAAGAAGTATTGAAGGAGTCGTTGCAGCATCACTATATGCAGCATGTAGAAGATGCAATGTTCCAAGAACACTTGATGAAATAGCAGAAGTCTCTAGAGTCAGTAAAAAAGAAGTTGGAAGAACTTACAGGTTCCTTACAAGGGAACTAAACATTAAACTACCCCCAACATCACCAGTTGACTACGTTCCAAGATTCGCAAGTGAACTAAGCCTTTCAGGTGAAGTTCAGTCAAAAGCTATAGAAATAATTGAAAAAGCAATGGAAAAAGGGCTTACATCTGGAAGAGGGCCAACAGGTGTTGCTGCAGCAGCATTATATATAGCATCTGTACTTCTAGGTGAAAGAAAAACTCAAAGAGATGTTGCAGACATTGCCGGTGTTACAGAAGTAACCATCCGTAACAGATACAAAGAATTAACTGAACAGCTCGACATGGGTGTAACTTTATAA
- the cfbE gene encoding coenzyme F430 synthase, whose protein sequence is MKVLVVDMTHGGAIIASEFLKIPNFEVYAWDIYSTMEQETRIELEEKGLKFVGKEGFDDLRLDKNYSTESDLILIAPVHCELESEVNMTHHQAVGFLLENKINVPVIEVTGVKGKTSVVWILKEIFKGSNPLVLSSLGVEVVEDKEWKLLKQNISITPASIIEALKLAEGYEVGICIFETSLGGTGLADVGILTNLAEDYPIANNSRVASDAKLQIFQSRMVSCDLDSYNTNYSEFQEKTNTFDNGEFKVKNPANLTATQIRFGFDKTHMGIDIVDFKTLGNKIINEYIEVSTFAPSPIHISNVLAAITASLTLEVSLEKIKDGLNNFNGVKGRTSTSDYNGIRIIEEINPGLNVTAVKKALSMMKDMDDVCVIFGGKYGVTCEEIDEKSVSEVLDKIESDVQLILTDELGANVKNILNRNFKYSNNLNDAITCAVKNTCSNILIIYRSNFSDIKKR, encoded by the coding sequence ATGAAGGTTTTAGTAGTGGATATGACCCATGGGGGTGCAATAATAGCATCTGAATTTTTAAAAATACCTAATTTTGAAGTTTATGCATGGGATATATACTCAACAATGGAACAAGAAACTCGTATAGAACTAGAAGAGAAAGGGTTGAAATTTGTAGGGAAGGAAGGCTTTGATGATTTAAGGTTAGACAAAAATTATTCTACAGAATCTGATTTAATATTGATTGCACCGGTTCATTGTGAATTAGAATCTGAAGTTAACATGACCCATCATCAGGCAGTTGGATTCTTACTTGAAAACAAGATAAATGTACCAGTAATTGAAGTCACGGGTGTTAAAGGAAAAACAAGTGTTGTATGGATATTAAAAGAGATATTTAAGGGCTCAAATCCTTTAGTTTTAAGCAGTTTGGGTGTTGAAGTTGTTGAAGACAAAGAATGGAAGCTTTTAAAGCAAAATATAAGCATTACTCCTGCTAGTATAATTGAAGCATTGAAACTTGCAGAAGGATATGAAGTTGGGATTTGTATCTTTGAAACATCTCTTGGTGGAACAGGACTGGCAGATGTGGGAATACTTACAAATTTAGCTGAAGATTATCCTATAGCAAATAATTCAAGGGTTGCTAGTGATGCAAAGTTGCAGATATTCCAAAGTAGAATGGTTTCATGCGATTTGGATTCTTATAATACTAATTATTCTGAATTTCAAGAGAAAACAAACACATTTGATAATGGTGAGTTTAAAGTTAAAAATCCTGCAAATTTAACAGCTACACAAATAAGATTTGGGTTTGATAAAACCCACATGGGGATAGATATTGTTGATTTTAAAACACTAGGAAATAAAATTATCAATGAATATATTGAAGTGTCCACATTTGCACCATCCCCTATACATATTAGTAATGTACTAGCAGCAATAACCGCATCTTTAACTCTTGAAGTATCTCTGGAAAAAATAAAGGATGGCTTAAATAATTTTAATGGTGTCAAAGGAAGAACATCAACCAGTGATTACAATGGAATTAGAATAATTGAAGAAATAAACCCTGGATTGAATGTCACAGCAGTTAAAAAAGCATTGTCCATGATGAAAGATATGGATGATGTATGTGTGATATTTGGAGGTAAATATGGAGTAACATGTGAAGAAATAGATGAAAAATCTGTTTCAGAAGTTTTAGATAAAATAGAAAGTGATGTACAATTGATATTAACAGATGAATTGGGAGCTAATGTTAAAAATATTTTAAATAGAAATTTCAAATATTCAAATAATTTAAATGATGCTATAACTTGTGCTGTCAAAAATACATGTTCTAATATACTCATTATCTACAGATCAAACTTTTCAGATATTAAAAAAAGGTAA
- a CDS encoding flippase-like domain-containing protein, whose translation MQTTSELISDHKWEITATIIIGAFIIFIISFVVGIQDILDVLSKSNPLIILIALILEIVIIGAWTVRWSLILKVIDKSPGFNKLFVMMFSSLFGNNLTPGAAGGEPMRAYLLSKFEGISFDLAFVSASADRVFEFFPFVLVSGFAIYMISTWNIGFWSGLFISFLIIITMSFFGLLIYVGVKREIAERIILSIARSLFPFFIKLTKKELTFAQVTDQIIYYVERFSTGFATVLQDHKMFTLGLAISFAMWGTDMLRMYLCFVAVGSFPPIIPMIIIYTIGILITILPTIPGALGLREATMVGLFLVVGVPADIVIAASLIDRIVSYLMPTIVGAFTTAYYGRLLKNSDSSSS comes from the coding sequence ATGCAGACTACTTCTGAATTAATAAGCGACCATAAATGGGAAATAACCGCTACTATAATAATTGGTGCGTTTATAATTTTTATAATCTCATTTGTTGTTGGAATACAGGACATACTAGATGTTTTAAGTAAATCAAACCCTCTAATTATATTAATCGCTTTAATTTTAGAGATTGTGATTATTGGTGCATGGACTGTTCGATGGTCTTTGATTTTGAAGGTTATAGATAAATCTCCAGGATTTAATAAGTTATTTGTAATGATGTTCTCTAGTCTATTTGGCAATAACCTTACCCCAGGAGCTGCTGGTGGCGAACCAATGAGAGCATATTTATTGAGCAAGTTCGAGGGAATTTCATTCGATCTTGCTTTTGTTTCAGCAAGTGCTGACAGAGTTTTTGAATTTTTTCCATTTGTGCTTGTTTCGGGTTTTGCTATTTATATGATTTCAACTTGGAATATTGGTTTCTGGAGTGGACTCTTCATAAGTTTTCTAATAATAATAACCATGTCCTTTTTCGGACTTTTAATATATGTAGGTGTTAAAAGAGAGATAGCTGAAAGGATTATACTTTCTATTGCCCGTTCTTTATTCCCATTCTTCATAAAACTTACCAAAAAAGAATTAACTTTTGCTCAAGTTACAGATCAAATTATTTATTATGTAGAAAGATTTTCAACAGGATTCGCAACAGTCCTTCAAGACCATAAAATGTTTACATTAGGACTTGCCATCTCATTCGCAATGTGGGGTACGGATATGTTGAGAATGTACCTTTGTTTTGTTGCTGTTGGATCATTTCCCCCTATTATTCCCATGATAATCATTTATACCATAGGAATTTTGATAACTATTCTTCCAACCATTCCGGGAGCTTTGGGACTTCGTGAAGCAACCATGGTTGGACTTTTTCTAGTAGTGGGTGTTCCTGCAGATATTGTTATTGCTGCAAGTTTGATTGATCGTATTGTAAGTTATTTAATGCCTACAATAGTAGGAGCATTTACAACAGCTTATTATGGTAGGCTTCTGAAAAATAGCGATTCAAGCTCTTCTTAA
- a CDS encoding H/ACA ribonucleoprotein complex subunit GAR1 has translation MKQLGKISHISNRNRVILKSDQTPGFGLSVFTKDNKKFGTIYDVFGPTKCQYISVKVFAKNSRNLENRVGETLYISSKKIEKRGRQKRRTK, from the coding sequence ATGAAACAACTGGGAAAAATATCACACATCTCCAATAGGAACAGAGTCATATTAAAATCTGATCAAACACCAGGTTTTGGTTTGTCTGTTTTTACAAAGGATAACAAAAAGTTTGGGACCATTTATGATGTATTTGGTCCAACAAAATGTCAATATATCTCTGTAAAAGTCTTTGCAAAAAATTCTAGAAATCTTGAAAATCGAGTTGGAGAAACTTTGTACATATCCTCAAAAAAGATAGAAAAACGGGGGCGACAGAAACGAAGGACGAAATGA
- a CDS encoding orotate phosphoribosyltransferase-like protein, producing the protein MNEKLIKRAYELRNRGFTTGEIADELNVSKDTARWLILQGKDSKTQDKSEKAPIDFAINWNSLGGSSIRMKYVSAAMADMALKYGEPDVIVGITVSGIPFATMMAEILGSDISVFHPIKHRKMEEDAKGAVSSNFASVEGRKVVIVDDVITSGRTISEAAKVFKDLGAIPIAVVVLIDKAGISEVENVPVESLISVSRLG; encoded by the coding sequence ATGAATGAAAAACTCATTAAAAGAGCCTATGAGCTTAGAAATAGAGGTTTTACAACAGGAGAAATAGCAGACGAATTAAACGTTTCAAAAGATACTGCAAGATGGCTTATTTTACAGGGAAAAGATAGTAAAACACAAGATAAGTCAGAAAAAGCACCTATTGACTTTGCAATAAATTGGAACAGTCTAGGTGGAAGTTCAATTAGAATGAAATATGTCTCTGCTGCAATGGCAGATATGGCACTTAAATATGGAGAACCTGATGTAATAGTGGGTATAACAGTAAGTGGTATACCGTTTGCAACCATGATGGCAGAGATACTTGGATCGGATATATCTGTTTTCCATCCAATAAAACATAGAAAGATGGAAGAGGATGCAAAGGGTGCTGTAAGTAGTAATTTTGCTTCTGTTGAAGGACGTAAAGTTGTTATTGTAGACGATGTTATTACAAGTGGGCGAACTATAAGTGAAGCAGCCAAGGTGTTCAAAGATTTGGGAGCTATACCAATAGCAGTAGTTGTGCTCATTGATAAAGCAGGCATATCTGAAGTTGAAAATGTTCCTGTTGAATCTTTAATCAGTGTTAGCAGGTTAGGATAA
- the pyrH gene encoding UMP kinase — protein sequence MKIVVTIGGSIIIKDYDYKKFRDYAEVLQDLSKEHQIFVVVGGGKTARDYIGIARGLEASEAMCDDVGIEVTRLNAKLLITALGADAYPEVPHNFREALQFASSNRIIVMGGTEPAHSTDAVGSILAEFVGAELLINATSVDGLYNKDPNKYPDAEKFDEVKPSKMMELMSTKDIKAGTYEFFDMTAIQIIKRSSIKTVILNGGDPQNIKTAINGKIGTIILPEEY from the coding sequence ATGAAGATAGTTGTTACAATAGGCGGTTCAATAATAATTAAAGATTATGATTACAAAAAATTCAGGGACTATGCAGAGGTACTGCAGGACCTGTCCAAAGAACATCAAATATTCGTTGTTGTTGGAGGTGGAAAAACAGCTCGTGATTACATAGGAATTGCTAGAGGTCTTGAAGCATCTGAAGCAATGTGTGATGATGTGGGTATAGAAGTAACAAGACTGAATGCAAAGCTTTTAATTACAGCTCTTGGGGCGGATGCATATCCTGAAGTACCCCATAACTTTAGAGAGGCGTTACAATTTGCAAGTTCTAATAGAATCATTGTTATGGGCGGTACAGAACCAGCACATAGTACAGATGCAGTAGGAAGTATTCTTGCGGAATTTGTGGGTGCAGAACTACTCATTAATGCAACCTCTGTAGATGGTCTTTACAACAAAGACCCTAATAAGTATCCTGATGCAGAGAAATTTGATGAGGTTAAACCATCTAAGATGATGGAACTTATGTCAACCAAGGATATTAAGGCGGGTACATACGAATTTTTTGATATGACAGCGATACAGATTATTAAGAGATCAAGTATCAAAACAGTTATATTAAATGGGGGAGATCCTCAAAATATTAAAACTGCAATAAATGGTAAAATAGGTACCATAATACTGCCAGAAGAATATTAA
- the prf1 gene encoding peptide chain release factor aRF-1 yields MSEVSSKELYEVKRTLKELSEKKGRGTELVTVYIPPDRQISDVVKHMREELSQSANIKSKQTKKNVQSAIEVIMQRMKLFQRPPEKGLVLFVGMIPRGGPGTEKMETYMFEPPEPVQTYIYHCDSTFFLKPLQEIIEDKDVYGLAVIDRKEATIAILRGKRIDIIKNLTSGVPGKHKAGGQSQRRFDRLIDLAAHEFLKRIGNHMNEAFLDVPDLKGVIIGGPGHTKDEFVEGDYLHHEIKNLLITTVDTSYTGEFGIREVMEKSMDVLTEIDVVREKKLVQRFLVELINEQGLASYGEAEVRRNLQMGAVEVLLLSEDIKSKRVNYECQACGKTMDKTIKNKNEIKDKSCPDCNEKMKVGETEDVIDDFVALAEEVGSEVEIISTETEEGMQLLKAFGGIGAILRYRP; encoded by the coding sequence GTGAGTGAAGTATCATCAAAAGAACTGTACGAAGTAAAAAGAACCCTTAAAGAATTATCAGAAAAAAAGGGACGAGGTACAGAATTAGTAACAGTTTATATTCCACCAGATCGTCAGATCAGTGATGTTGTAAAACATATGCGTGAAGAGCTGAGTCAGAGTGCCAACATCAAAAGCAAACAAACAAAGAAAAATGTTCAATCTGCAATAGAGGTTATAATGCAAAGGATGAAACTTTTTCAACGCCCCCCTGAAAAGGGTTTAGTTTTGTTTGTTGGAATGATCCCTAGAGGTGGACCGGGTACAGAGAAAATGGAAACATACATGTTCGAACCGCCTGAACCTGTTCAGACTTATATTTACCATTGTGATTCAACCTTTTTCCTAAAACCTCTTCAGGAGATAATTGAAGATAAGGATGTTTATGGGCTTGCAGTTATAGATCGTAAAGAAGCAACAATTGCTATTCTCCGGGGAAAACGAATTGATATAATAAAAAATCTTACCAGTGGTGTTCCAGGTAAACATAAAGCAGGGGGACAATCTCAGAGAAGGTTTGACCGTCTTATTGATCTAGCAGCTCATGAATTTTTAAAAAGAATAGGAAATCACATGAATGAAGCATTTTTAGATGTCCCTGATCTTAAAGGAGTTATAATTGGAGGTCCGGGACATACAAAGGATGAATTTGTTGAAGGTGATTATCTTCATCATGAAATAAAAAATCTGTTGATAACAACCGTTGACACATCTTATACTGGAGAATTTGGAATAAGAGAAGTTATGGAAAAATCTATGGATGTACTAACCGAAATTGATGTTGTAAGGGAGAAAAAATTAGTACAGAGATTTTTAGTAGAACTTATAAATGAACAGGGACTTGCATCTTATGGAGAAGCTGAAGTAAGGCGTAACCTTCAGATGGGTGCTGTTGAAGTACTATTGTTATCAGAAGACATTAAATCAAAACGAGTTAACTATGAATGCCAGGCATGTGGAAAGACCATGGATAAAACCATAAAAAATAAGAATGAAATTAAAGATAAATCCTGTCCCGACTGTAATGAAAAAATGAAAGTTGGCGAGACAGAGGATGTTATTGACGATTTTGTTGCTCTGGCAGAAGAAGTTGGTTCAGAAGTAGAGATAATATCAACAGAAACTGAAGAAGGAATGCAGCTTCTAAAGGCTTTTGGAGGCATAGGAGCCATATTAAGGTATAGACCTTAA
- a CDS encoding pyruvoyl-dependent arginine decarboxylase — protein MKVSITSGRAEGPTKLNAFDNALLDANIGDVNLIKVSSILPSGTEVVPVPKFPAGDMVNCVLAYTSSDVEGDLITAVVAAATSDDFGCVVENTGVNRDPEDVKSEAESIVQYMMDIRGLKIKEMLMADETHIVKKQGAVVAAVVYIG, from the coding sequence ATGAAAGTTTCGATAACTTCTGGAAGGGCTGAAGGTCCAACAAAGCTCAATGCATTTGATAATGCATTATTGGACGCAAATATTGGTGATGTTAATCTTATAAAAGTTTCAAGTATATTACCTTCTGGTACAGAGGTGGTACCAGTTCCAAAATTTCCTGCAGGGGATATGGTTAACTGCGTGCTTGCATACACATCATCAGATGTTGAAGGGGATTTAATAACCGCAGTTGTGGCTGCAGCAACATCTGATGACTTTGGGTGTGTAGTTGAAAATACTGGAGTTAACAGAGATCCTGAAGACGTAAAAAGTGAAGCAGAGTCTATAGTGCAGTATATGATGGATATTAGGGGACTCAAAATAAAGGAAATGCTAATGGCAGATGAAACCCATATAGTTAAGAAACAAGGTGCTGTTGTTGCAGCAGTTGTCTACATAGGTTAG
- a CDS encoding NAD(+) kinase — translation MRLGVVARLDVEEAVELAGKIVEFLLEKNVETLLDSELASKLNKYKNIASDLKDMDVDMVIAVGGDGTVLRTQGFINKKKIPLFGINMGAVGFLTEIDPDETLTALEQVLDGNYFVEKRTQLQVWHNKELHSALNEVVLMTQKPAKMLHIEISVDDEVVEELRADGIIIATPSGSTAYSMSAGGPIVDPRVGAFIIVPICPFKLGARPTVVPDDSVIKVKFLREGKKAVAVIDGQLEEEINYMDEMIFKKSDDSAYFVRLTKNFYRRVREKLQGDV, via the coding sequence ATGCGCTTAGGAGTTGTGGCACGTCTTGATGTCGAAGAAGCAGTTGAGCTAGCAGGGAAAATAGTTGAATTTCTTTTAGAAAAAAATGTTGAAACTCTACTGGATTCTGAATTAGCATCCAAACTAAACAAATACAAAAACATTGCTTCAGACCTAAAAGACATGGATGTTGACATGGTTATAGCAGTTGGTGGAGATGGAACAGTACTCAGAACCCAAGGATTTATAAACAAGAAAAAGATTCCATTATTTGGTATTAATATGGGTGCTGTAGGTTTTTTAACCGAAATAGATCCTGATGAAACTTTAACAGCATTGGAACAGGTTCTAGATGGGAATTATTTTGTTGAAAAAAGAACCCAACTTCAGGTATGGCATAATAAAGAATTACATTCTGCACTTAATGAGGTTGTACTCATGACTCAAAAACCTGCTAAGATGCTTCACATTGAAATAAGTGTCGATGATGAGGTTGTGGAAGAACTCAGAGCAGATGGAATTATAATTGCCACTCCAAGTGGTTCGACAGCTTATTCAATGTCTGCAGGAGGACCTATAGTCGATCCCCGAGTCGGTGCATTCATAATAGTTCCTATATGTCCATTTAAGCTGGGTGCAAGACCTACGGTAGTGCCTGATGATAGTGTGATCAAGGTTAAATTTTTGCGTGAAGGTAAAAAGGCAGTTGCAGTAATAGATGGTCAATTAGAGGAAGAAATAAATTATATGGATGAAATGATCTTTAAAAAATCAGATGATAGTGCTTACTTTGTACGGCTAACCAAAAATTTCTACAGGCGGGTTAGAGAGAAGCTTCAAGGAGACGTATAA
- a CDS encoding Gfo/Idh/MocA family protein: MSKVNVGVVGVGAMGYNHVRVYSELENANLMAVSDLMRGTLAEVSKEFNTVGFVDYDNILRMPEIDVVSVCVPTTYHYDVVMSAIEQGKHVLVEKPIAFTLDEAKDMVNAAHEAGVKLATGHVERFNPAVVEAKRLMREGVIGEVVSASAKRVGPFPPRIKDVGVTIDLAIHEVDIMFYLLDSPASRVYANMGSRLEKCEYEDHAEIMMKFENGVVGILETNWLTPYKKRQLEITGVEGIISLDYIDQTVEVYGKNAQKVDVVHSEPLKDELKSFLSSVTNDEEPKITGEDGIHALKVVLAAMKSAQKLTPVNMNEC; this comes from the coding sequence TTGAGTAAGGTTAACGTTGGTGTAGTCGGTGTCGGAGCTATGGGTTACAACCATGTAAGGGTTTATTCTGAACTTGAAAATGCTAATTTAATGGCTGTTTCCGATCTTATGAGGGGAACACTAGCAGAAGTTTCGAAGGAGTTCAACACCGTTGGATTTGTTGATTACGATAACATTTTGAGAATGCCCGAGATAGATGTGGTTAGTGTTTGTGTACCCACAACATATCATTATGATGTAGTTATGAGTGCAATTGAACAAGGAAAACATGTATTAGTTGAAAAACCTATTGCATTCACTTTAGATGAGGCAAAGGACATGGTTAATGCAGCCCATGAGGCAGGAGTTAAGCTTGCAACAGGGCATGTTGAAAGATTCAATCCGGCTGTTGTTGAGGCTAAAAGACTCATGAGGGAAGGTGTGATTGGAGAAGTTGTATCTGCTTCAGCTAAAAGAGTAGGGCCTTTTCCTCCAAGAATTAAAGATGTTGGTGTTACAATTGATCTCGCTATACACGAAGTAGATATTATGTTCTATCTTTTGGACAGTCCTGCTTCACGTGTGTATGCAAACATGGGCAGTAGACTTGAAAAATGTGAATATGAAGATCATGCAGAAATAATGATGAAGTTTGAAAATGGCGTTGTTGGTATACTTGAAACCAACTGGCTAACACCGTATAAAAAGAGACAACTTGAGATTACAGGGGTTGAAGGAATTATTTCTCTAGATTATATTGATCAAACAGTTGAAGTCTATGGAAAAAATGCTCAAAAAGTAGATGTAGTCCATTCAGAACCTCTAAAAGACGAACTTAAATCGTTCTTATCATCAGTTACCAATGATGAGGAACCTAAGATAACAGGGGAAGATGGAATCCATGCATTGAAGGTTGTGCTTGCTGCCATGAAATCTGCTCAGAAATTAACCCCTGTGAATATGAATGAATGTTAA
- the hemC gene encoding hydroxymethylbilane synthase, producing the protein MKVGTRGSSLATVQTKSIIYALSKITHEKIDIEIIKTTGDKIQDSQLYNIDAKGIFTRELDNAVLQGDVDFAVHSLKDLPTELEGDLEIVAIPQRESSNEVLVSEYEWDELPSGAIVGTSSIRREAFCNFHKKDFSIKTIRGNIDTRIKKVLSGDYDATIMAEAGLKRLGLNEHIKKRFSIEYFTPAAGQGAIAVVARHDSDKRNILENLNHLPSFQEVTAEKRVLQELGVGCQWPLGVSANIKENKLKLCAVLLTKEGKVLSRVKVEGSADEASKLGLKAAKLMMEDYI; encoded by the coding sequence TTGAAGGTTGGCACAAGGGGGAGCAGTCTTGCAACTGTCCAAACAAAGAGTATAATTTATGCATTATCCAAAATAACACATGAAAAAATAGATATTGAGATTATCAAAACTACTGGAGATAAAATCCAGGATTCCCAACTTTACAACATTGATGCCAAGGGTATATTTACCCGTGAACTTGATAACGCAGTTTTACAAGGAGATGTGGATTTTGCAGTCCACAGCCTAAAGGATCTACCAACAGAACTTGAAGGAGACCTAGAAATAGTTGCAATCCCTCAAAGAGAATCTTCAAACGAAGTTTTGGTATCAGAGTATGAATGGGATGAACTTCCATCTGGTGCAATAGTAGGAACAAGTAGCATTAGAAGGGAAGCTTTCTGTAACTTTCATAAAAAAGATTTTAGTATAAAAACTATAAGGGGAAATATAGATACAAGAATAAAGAAAGTATTAAGTGGAGATTACGATGCAACTATAATGGCCGAGGCAGGTTTAAAAAGACTTGGTCTAAATGAACATATAAAAAAAAGGTTTTCAATTGAGTATTTTACTCCTGCTGCAGGGCAGGGCGCAATCGCAGTTGTTGCGAGACATGATAGTGATAAAAGAAACATTTTAGAGAATTTAAACCACTTGCCTTCATTCCAGGAAGTAACTGCAGAAAAAAGGGTTCTTCAGGAGTTAGGTGTTGGTTGTCAATGGCCTTTAGGTGTTTCTGCTAATATAAAAGAGAATAAACTCAAACTCTGTGCTGTTCTTCTTACAAAAGAAGGCAAAGTACTTTCAAGAGTGAAGGTGGAAGGTTCTGCAGATGAAGCCAGTAAATTGGGTTTGAAAGCTGCAAAACTTATGATGGAGGATTATATTTGA
- a CDS encoding DUF2116 family Zn-ribbon domain-containing protein, with protein sequence MTDQHKHCPMCQKPIPLSEKFCSPKCEQIYNENQRKVAKSRRVLYIIFAVFIIIWLFFTLKGRIGL encoded by the coding sequence ATGACTGATCAACACAAGCACTGTCCAATGTGCCAAAAACCAATACCTTTATCAGAAAAATTCTGTTCACCCAAGTGCGAGCAGATTTACAATGAAAACCAGAGGAAAGTTGCAAAATCAAGAAGAGTACTTTATATAATATTTGCAGTATTCATTATAATATGGCTTTTCTTTACTTTAAAAGGTAGAATAGGTTTATAA
- a CDS encoding bifunctional fructose-bisphosphatase/inositol-phosphate phosphatase: MDRDDIKFWGTISNRIMEEANEVVKPLVGNPKADKIVKMGADGTPTKFIDLVAEEKVIEILEESERPVTLISEEIGEFKIGKGPSEVVFVVDPLDGTRNAIKNIPAYGISIAVADPMGASKLVKDPSQLIISDVEMGFVKNFATGDIYSAKKGNGAFLNGIPIKPSQKTDVSGSSIGAYIYRAEMSKIDKLLKTVRSMRILGSVAIELCYVADGTYDAFLDIRGNLRIVDISAAKLIIEESKGIVTDENCQSLESGLNVLDRTSIVASCNKSIHREIIEILGGI; the protein is encoded by the coding sequence ATGGACAGGGACGATATCAAGTTCTGGGGTACGATCTCAAACAGAATAATGGAAGAGGCTAATGAAGTAGTTAAACCGCTTGTTGGTAATCCAAAAGCGGATAAAATAGTTAAAATGGGTGCAGATGGAACTCCAACCAAGTTTATAGACCTTGTTGCTGAAGAAAAGGTTATTGAAATTTTAGAAGAGTCTGAAAGACCAGTCACATTAATAAGTGAGGAAATAGGCGAATTTAAAATAGGAAAAGGACCTTCTGAAGTAGTATTTGTAGTTGATCCTTTAGATGGCACAAGAAATGCCATAAAAAACATACCTGCATATGGTATATCCATTGCAGTTGCAGATCCAATGGGTGCATCAAAATTAGTCAAAGATCCAAGCCAACTAATTATCAGTGATGTAGAAATGGGTTTTGTAAAAAATTTTGCAACTGGAGACATTTACAGTGCAAAAAAAGGGAATGGGGCATTTCTCAATGGAATTCCAATAAAACCATCCCAAAAAACCGATGTTTCAGGTTCATCAATAGGTGCCTACATATACCGTGCAGAGATGTCCAAGATAGACAAGCTCTTAAAAACTGTTAGAAGTATGAGAATTTTAGGTTCAGTTGCAATTGAATTGTGTTATGTTGCAGATGGAACATACGACGCATTTTTAGATATTAGGGGAAATTTAAGAATAGTTGATATATCTGCTGCAAAACTTATTATTGAAGAATCAAAAGGTATTGTAACAGATGAAAACTGCCAGTCACTTGAGAGTGGATTGAATGTTCTTGACAGGACATCAATAGTTGCTTCATGTAACAAATCGATTCACAGAGAAATAATAGAAATTTTGGGAGGTATCTGA